TCATTTTATCGGAACGTTTCTCGTATTCTTCGTGATAGGATATGTTATCAGCTCCGGAAAAGAAAGATTTCTTTGGTACATCCCGATTGTAGGCTATGGATTTGCCTGGTTCAGTCATGCCGTGATTGAGAGAAATAAACCGGCAACTTTTAAGTATCCTTTATGGTCTCTTATCTCAGATTTCAGATTGTTTTTTGAATTATTAATCGGTAAACAAAAATTCTTTGGGGCTGGCAATCAGCCTCAGAAGCAGGAACAGCAGTAAAATATTTTTATAATCATCTGCTTAAT
The window above is part of the Chryseobacterium sp. MA9 genome. Proteins encoded here:
- a CDS encoding DUF962 domain-containing protein, which gives rise to MTERIKTYREFYQFYLTEHSKTGTRIFHFIGTFLVFFVIGYVISSGKERFLWYIPIVGYGFAWFSHAVIERNKPATFKYPLWSLISDFRLFFELLIGKQKFFGAGNQPQKQEQQ